A genome region from Sphingomonas sp. BGYR3 includes the following:
- the aroB gene encoding 3-dehydroquinate synthase: MTTIPVSLGDRSYDVRIERGLIDRAGEALAPLSRGRPMPIITDANVAIHAERLGESLAAAGIASERIVLAPGERTKGWDTLEVLTDRLLDMGVERSDHVIALGGGVIGDLVGFACSILKRGCNFIQVPTTLLAQVDSSVGGKTAINTRAGKNLIGAFHQPALVLIDPDVLDSLPARELRAGYAEVVKYGLIDDPDFFAWCEEHGAALLDGDPVARQYAIARSVRAKARIVGADERETAGTRALLNLGHTFGHALEAETGFSDRLLHGEGVAAGMALAFAYSASKGLCPDEDAARVAAHLRASGLPDGLAAAHVHADGETLVGHMLHDKKMTGGTLPFLLARGIGRTYLDKTVDLADVAAFLDAQPRTLEGVTFPAG; the protein is encoded by the coding sequence ATGACGACCATTCCCGTTTCCCTGGGCGATCGCAGTTACGATGTGCGGATCGAACGCGGCCTGATCGACCGGGCGGGCGAGGCGCTGGCCCCGCTGTCCCGCGGGCGGCCGATGCCGATCATCACCGATGCCAATGTCGCCATCCATGCCGAACGGCTGGGCGAATCGCTGGCGGCGGCGGGCATCGCCAGCGAACGCATCGTGCTGGCCCCGGGCGAGCGAACCAAGGGATGGGACACGCTGGAGGTGCTGACCGACCGGCTGCTCGACATGGGCGTGGAACGCAGCGACCATGTCATCGCGCTGGGCGGCGGCGTGATCGGCGATCTGGTCGGCTTTGCCTGCTCGATCCTGAAACGCGGCTGCAACTTCATTCAAGTGCCGACGACCCTGCTGGCTCAGGTGGACAGCAGCGTCGGCGGCAAGACCGCGATCAACACGCGCGCGGGCAAGAATCTGATCGGCGCATTCCATCAACCGGCGCTGGTGCTGATCGACCCCGATGTGCTGGACAGCCTGCCCGCCCGCGAACTGCGCGCCGGTTATGCAGAGGTCGTCAAATACGGCCTGATCGACGATCCCGACTTCTTCGCCTGGTGCGAAGAACATGGCGCGGCGCTGCTCGATGGCGATCCGGTCGCCCGCCAATATGCCATCGCCCGGTCGGTCAGGGCCAAGGCGCGGATCGTCGGCGCGGACGAACGGGAGACGGCGGGCACCCGCGCGCTCCTCAACCTCGGCCACACCTTCGGCCATGCGCTGGAGGCAGAGACGGGCTTTTCCGACCGGCTGCTGCATGGCGAAGGGGTAGCGGCGGGCATGGCGCTCGCCTTTGCCTATTCCGCGTCAAAGGGGCTGTGTCCGGACGAAGATGCCGCCCGCGTCGCGGCGCATCTGCGCGCCAGCGGCCTGCCCGACGGCCTTGCCGCCGCCCATGTCCATGCCGATGGCGAAACGCTGGTCGGCCATATGCTGCATGACAAGAAAATGACGGGCGGCACCCTGCCCTTCCTGCTCGCGCGCGGGATCGGCCGGACCTATCTCGACAAGACCGTCGACCTGGCGGACGTCGCCGCGTTCCTCGATGCGCAACCCCGGACGCTGGAGGGCGTGACATTCCCCGCGGGGTAA
- a CDS encoding DUF2945 domain-containing protein yields the protein MANSFKKGQAVTWSWGKGTAEGKVAERFERRVQRTIKGSRIVKNGTKDNPAYLVEQADGGSALKRGSELSAA from the coding sequence ATGGCAAACAGCTTTAAAAAGGGTCAGGCCGTGACCTGGTCGTGGGGCAAGGGCACGGCGGAGGGCAAGGTGGCGGAACGGTTCGAACGGCGCGTCCAGCGGACGATCAAGGGCAGCAGGATCGTCAAGAACGGGACCAAGGACAACCCCGCCTATCTGGTTGAACAGGCCGATGGCGGCAGCGCGCTGAAGCGCGGGAGCGAGCTGAGCGCGGCCTGA
- a CDS encoding shikimate kinase, whose product MFEPRPTDSRWTGKPIVLVGLMGVGKSTIGKRLAARLHLPFVDADDEIEQAAGMTIAEIFERYGEPQFRDGERRVIARLIDGRPRVIATGGGAFIQDDTRALILDQALAVWLDADIDVLVERVRKRDHRPLLRGRDPGTVLRDLAAMRNPVYALAPVRVISQQAPHDVTVQKILEAICR is encoded by the coding sequence ATGTTTGAGCCACGCCCCACCGATTCCCGCTGGACCGGCAAGCCGATCGTGCTGGTCGGCCTGATGGGCGTGGGCAAATCGACCATTGGAAAGCGGCTGGCGGCGCGGCTGCACCTGCCCTTTGTCGATGCGGATGACGAGATTGAACAGGCCGCCGGCATGACCATCGCCGAAATCTTCGAACGCTATGGCGAACCGCAGTTCCGCGATGGCGAACGCCGCGTCATCGCCCGGCTGATCGACGGCCGTCCGCGCGTCATCGCCACGGGCGGCGGCGCGTTCATCCAGGACGATACCCGCGCCCTGATCCTGGATCAGGCGCTGGCCGTCTGGCTCGACGCGGATATCGACGTGCTGGTCGAACGCGTGCGCAAACGCGATCACCGGCCCCTGCTTCGCGGCCGCGATCCCGGCACGGTACTGCGCGATCTGGCCGCCATGCGAAACCCAGTTTATGCGCTGGCGCCCGTCCGCGTCATCAGCCAACAGGCACCGCACGACGTGACGGTTCAGAAAATCCTGGAGGCGATTTGCCGATGA
- a CDS encoding iron-sulfur cluster assembly scaffold protein — MAGQLYNTEILRLAASTAGLKRLDAPMATVERRSPICGSRVTADVVLDDDGRLNELGLMVRACALGQASAALFAEYARGQTLAEIADARDALTRWLAGEGAVPDWPGLAIFEPAIPHAARHASIRLPFEAAADAMAEARTRRAA; from the coding sequence ATGGCGGGGCAGCTTTACAACACCGAGATTTTGCGGCTGGCGGCATCGACTGCCGGGCTGAAGCGGCTGGATGCCCCAATGGCAACCGTCGAGCGGCGCTCGCCCATCTGTGGCAGCCGGGTCACCGCCGATGTGGTGCTGGACGATGATGGGCGGCTGAACGAGCTTGGCCTGATGGTCCGCGCCTGTGCGCTGGGGCAGGCATCGGCCGCGCTGTTTGCCGAATACGCGCGGGGGCAGACGCTGGCCGAGATTGCCGATGCCCGCGATGCGCTGACCCGCTGGCTTGCGGGCGAGGGCGCGGTGCCGGACTGGCCCGGTCTTGCGATCTTTGAACCCGCAATCCCGCACGCCGCCCGCCACGCCTCCATCCGCCTGCCGTTCGAGGCGGCGGCCGATGCCATGGCCGAAGCGCGCACCCGGCGGGCCGCCTGA
- a CDS encoding tyrosine-type recombinase/integrase translates to MSGGGDAALIGRFLEMMAAEAGAARNTLMAYATDLRLASAALGGRLVDADAAALARLADGWADLSGATVARKAATLRRFYGFLLDEGMRADDPAAALPRPGIRRPLPRTLSVGDVDRLFAAIAERTARVPPVPADLRLSALVELLYGSGLRATELVSLPRNAVAPDRPFLILRGKGGRERMVPISDRARAAVAVWRDHVPVDAQWLFPGGKGHLSRVRLYQLIRAIGAEAGIPPDRISPHVLRHAFATHLLEGGADLRALQAMLGHADIATTEIYTHVDASRLVALVNARHPLVDAGRARP, encoded by the coding sequence ATGAGCGGGGGCGGGGACGCCGCGCTGATCGGCCGGTTCCTCGAAATGATGGCGGCAGAGGCGGGGGCGGCGCGCAACACGCTGATGGCCTATGCCACCGATCTTCGCCTGGCGTCGGCGGCGCTGGGCGGGCGGCTGGTCGATGCCGATGCGGCTGCGCTGGCGCGGCTGGCCGATGGCTGGGCCGACCTGTCGGGGGCGACGGTCGCGCGCAAGGCCGCGACGCTGCGCCGCTTTTACGGGTTTCTGCTGGATGAAGGGATGCGGGCCGACGATCCGGCGGCGGCGCTGCCCCGGCCCGGTATCCGCCGCCCGCTGCCCAGAACCCTGTCGGTCGGGGATGTCGACCGGTTGTTCGCGGCGATTGCCGAACGCACGGCGCGCGTGCCGCCGGTGCCCGCTGACCTCCGCCTGTCAGCGCTGGTCGAGCTGTTGTACGGATCGGGCCTGCGCGCGACGGAGCTGGTGTCCCTGCCCCGCAATGCGGTGGCGCCGGATCGCCCGTTCCTGATCCTGCGCGGCAAAGGCGGGCGGGAGCGGATGGTGCCGATTTCGGACCGCGCGCGTGCCGCCGTCGCGGTCTGGCGCGATCATGTGCCGGTGGATGCGCAGTGGCTGTTCCCCGGCGGCAAGGGGCATTTGTCGCGCGTCCGACTGTATCAGCTGATCCGCGCCATCGGGGCAGAGGCGGGCATTCCGCCCGACCGGATCAGCCCGCACGTCCTGCGCCACGCCTTTGCCACCCACCTGCTGGAAGGGGGCGCGGACCTGCGCGCGCTGCAGGCGATGCTGGGTCATGCCGATATCGCCACCACCGAAATCTATACCCATGTCGATGCCAGCCGGCTGGTCGCACTGGTCAACGCGCGCCATCCGCTCGTTGACGCGGGCCGTGCGCGGCCCTAA
- a CDS encoding diacylglycerol kinase, whose amino-acid sequence MKNRPFRERLGFAVSGIRFGWIRERSFRVQTALAIVAALALLLLRPPAIWWGLVALTIALVLALELVNSAVEALVDLLHPAIHPEVKAIKDMMAGAVLLISIAALGVGGALLFDRFILSGVLP is encoded by the coding sequence GTGAAGAACCGGCCGTTCCGCGAACGGCTTGGCTTTGCGGTTTCCGGCATCCGGTTCGGCTGGATCAGAGAACGCAGTTTCCGGGTCCAGACGGCGTTGGCTATTGTCGCGGCCCTCGCCCTGCTGCTGCTCAGGCCGCCTGCGATCTGGTGGGGGCTGGTCGCGCTGACCATTGCGCTGGTGCTGGCGCTGGAACTGGTCAATTCGGCGGTCGAGGCGCTGGTCGACCTGCTGCATCCGGCCATTCACCCCGAGGTGAAGGCGATCAAGGACATGATGGCCGGCGCTGTGCTGCTGATCAGCATTGCGGCGCTGGGCGTCGGCGGGGCATTGCTGTTCGACCGTTTCATCCTGTCCGGAGTGTTACCATGA
- a CDS encoding DUF423 domain-containing protein produces MNALLIVAALSGAMAVVAGAFGAHGASGQAQEWLKTGGMYQLIHAVAAVAAMQTGARGPGWAFVIGGMIFAVTLYLMALGGPRWLGAITPIGGAVMIAGWLWWAWTGVRG; encoded by the coding sequence ATGAACGCGTTGTTGATCGTTGCTGCCCTGTCCGGGGCGATGGCCGTGGTGGCCGGGGCGTTCGGGGCGCATGGGGCGAGCGGACAGGCGCAGGAGTGGCTGAAGACCGGCGGGATGTATCAGCTGATCCACGCCGTCGCCGCCGTCGCCGCGATGCAGACGGGTGCGCGGGGGCCGGGATGGGCGTTCGTCATCGGCGGCATGATCTTTGCCGTCACGCTGTACCTGATGGCGCTGGGCGGCCCGCGCTGGCTGGGCGCGATCACGCCGATCGGCGGGGCGGTGATGATCGCGGGCTGGCTGTGGTGGGCGTGGACGGGCGTGCGCGGCTGA
- a CDS encoding DUF2256 domain-containing protein, producing the protein MPRGVKKQHLPEKTCPVCNRPFAWRKKWERAWDNVIYCSDRCRRDGKRG; encoded by the coding sequence ATTCCCCGCGGGGTAAAAAAACAGCATCTGCCGGAAAAAACCTGTCCGGTGTGCAACCGCCCCTTTGCCTGGCGCAAGAAGTGGGAGCGGGCCTGGGACAATGTCATCTATTGTTCCGACCGCTGCCGCCGCGACGGCAAGCGGGGGTAA
- a CDS encoding replication-associated recombination protein A encodes MADLFADPDQPAADTPAPDAPLADRLRPGTLGDVVGQNHLTGPDGAIGRMVAAGKLSSMILWGPPGTGKTTIARLLAGAVGLRYAAISAVFSGVADLKRVFAEARDHARTGKRTLLFVDEIHRFNRAQQDGFLPYVEDGTVTLVGATTENPSFELNAALLSRAQVLILHRLDAAALGLLLDRAEAIMERSLPLDADARAALIASADGDGRFLLNQAETLFSVHFDAPLDPAGLGQFLQRRVAVYDKDREGHYNLISALHKSLRGSDPQAALYYLARMLTAGEEPLYVLRRLTRFASEDIGLADPQALVQCLAAKDAYDFLGSPEGELAIVQACLYCATAPKSNAAYVAQKAAWRSARETGSLMPPQNILNAPTRLMKDIGYGKGYRYDHDAEGGFSGDNYWPAEMQPQRFYVPTDRGTEKRIAERMAWWDERRGALRGE; translated from the coding sequence ATGGCCGATCTTTTCGCCGACCCGGATCAACCCGCTGCGGACACGCCCGCCCCCGATGCGCCGCTGGCCGACCGGCTGCGGCCCGGAACATTGGGCGATGTGGTGGGTCAGAATCACCTGACCGGGCCGGACGGCGCGATCGGGCGAATGGTGGCGGCGGGCAAACTGTCCAGCATGATCCTGTGGGGGCCGCCGGGCACGGGCAAGACGACCATCGCCCGGCTGCTCGCCGGGGCGGTCGGCCTTCGCTATGCTGCCATCTCGGCGGTGTTCTCGGGCGTCGCCGACTTGAAACGCGTGTTTGCCGAGGCGCGCGACCACGCCCGGACGGGCAAGCGCACGCTGTTGTTCGTGGACGAAATCCACCGGTTCAACCGCGCGCAACAGGATGGTTTCCTGCCCTATGTCGAGGATGGCACCGTCACTTTGGTCGGCGCGACGACCGAAAACCCGTCGTTCGAACTGAACGCGGCACTGCTTTCCCGGGCACAGGTGCTGATCCTGCACCGACTGGATGCCGCCGCACTCGGCCTGTTGCTGGACCGGGCAGAGGCGATCATGGAACGCTCCCTGCCACTGGACGCCGATGCCCGCGCCGCGTTGATCGCCAGCGCCGACGGCGATGGCCGCTTCCTGCTCAATCAGGCGGAGACATTGTTCTCCGTCCACTTCGATGCGCCGCTCGACCCGGCCGGGCTAGGCCAGTTTCTGCAGCGCCGCGTGGCCGTGTATGACAAGGATCGGGAGGGGCATTACAACCTCATCTCCGCGCTGCACAAATCGCTGCGGGGATCGGACCCGCAGGCCGCGCTCTATTATCTCGCCCGGATGCTGACCGCCGGAGAGGAACCGCTCTATGTCCTGCGCCGCCTGACCCGCTTTGCCAGCGAGGATATTGGCCTGGCTGACCCGCAGGCGCTGGTACAGTGCCTGGCGGCCAAGGATGCGTATGACTTTTTGGGCAGCCCGGAGGGCGAACTGGCCATCGTGCAGGCGTGCCTGTATTGCGCCACCGCGCCCAAATCGAACGCCGCCTATGTCGCGCAAAAGGCCGCGTGGCGCAGCGCCAGGGAAACGGGCAGCTTGATGCCCCCGCAAAACATCCTGAACGCCCCGACCCGGCTGATGAAGGACATCGGCTATGGCAAGGGGTATCGCTACGATCACGATGCCGAAGGCGGCTTTTCAGGCGACAATTACTGGCCGGCCGAAATGCAGCCGCAGCGGTTCTACGTCCCCACGGATCGCGGCACGGAAAAGCGCATCGCCGAACGCATGGCCTGGTGGGACGAACGACGCGGCGCACTGCGCGGGGAATGA
- the radA gene encoding DNA repair protein RadA encodes MAKPKKRYVCQQCGSVTSQWQGQCGDCGEWNSLVEEAGAVVTPFQAKHNLQSGGRAIVLSGLDSDVALPDRMATGIAELDRALGGGFVEGSATLIGGDPGIGKSTLLLQAAARLALAGKQVAYVSGEEAADQVRLRARRLGLGKAPVQLASATSVRDILTTFGDRGEAPDLLIIDSIQTMHSDLIEGAPGTVSQVRAASQELIRFAKERGTAVVLVGHVTKDGSIAGPRVLEHMVDTVLSFEGERSHQFRILRAVKNRFGGTDEIGVFAMAGEGLTEVANPSTLFLTDRAESVTGSVVFPALEGTRPVLVEVQALVVRLASGATPRRAVVGWDSGRLAMILAVLEARCGLSFSTCEVYLNIAGGYRVQDPAADLAVAAALISALAERPLPSDGIAFGEIALSGEVRPVAHAGLRMKEAAKLGFNRALGPAAQPADKSPMRLSGFATLKAFVDHLLARGG; translated from the coding sequence ATGGCCAAGCCGAAGAAACGATATGTCTGTCAGCAATGCGGTTCGGTCACGTCGCAGTGGCAGGGGCAGTGCGGCGATTGCGGTGAGTGGAACAGCCTGGTCGAAGAGGCGGGCGCGGTCGTCACGCCGTTTCAGGCCAAGCACAACCTGCAATCCGGTGGCCGTGCCATCGTCCTGTCCGGGCTGGACAGCGATGTTGCGCTGCCCGACCGGATGGCGACGGGGATTGCCGAGCTGGACCGGGCGCTGGGCGGTGGGTTTGTCGAGGGGTCGGCGACGCTGATCGGCGGGGATCCCGGCATCGGCAAATCGACCCTGCTGCTGCAGGCGGCGGCCAGGCTGGCACTGGCGGGCAAGCAGGTCGCCTATGTCTCTGGCGAGGAGGCGGCGGATCAGGTGCGGCTGCGCGCGCGGCGGCTGGGGCTGGGCAAGGCGCCGGTGCAACTGGCCAGCGCCACATCGGTGCGCGACATCCTGACCACGTTCGGAGATCGGGGAGAGGCGCCGGACCTGCTGATCATCGATTCCATCCAGACGATGCACAGCGACCTCATTGAAGGGGCGCCGGGCACGGTCAGTCAGGTGCGCGCCGCGTCGCAGGAACTGATCCGCTTTGCCAAGGAACGCGGCACTGCCGTCGTGCTGGTCGGCCATGTCACCAAGGACGGATCGATCGCGGGTCCCCGCGTGCTGGAGCACATGGTCGACACCGTGCTGAGTTTCGAGGGCGAGCGCAGCCATCAGTTCCGCATCCTGCGCGCGGTCAAGAACCGGTTCGGCGGGACGGACGAGATCGGCGTGTTCGCCATGGCGGGCGAGGGGCTGACCGAGGTGGCCAATCCGTCCACCCTGTTCCTGACCGACCGGGCGGAGAGCGTGACCGGATCGGTGGTGTTTCCCGCGCTGGAAGGAACGCGTCCCGTGCTGGTCGAGGTGCAGGCGCTGGTCGTGCGGCTGGCCAGCGGGGCGACGCCGCGCCGGGCCGTGGTCGGATGGGACAGCGGGCGGCTGGCCATGATCCTGGCGGTGCTGGAGGCGCGGTGCGGCCTCAGTTTTTCGACGTGCGAAGTCTATCTGAACATCGCTGGCGGATACCGGGTTCAGGACCCGGCAGCGGACCTGGCGGTGGCGGCCGCGCTGATCTCTGCGCTGGCGGAACGGCCTTTGCCGTCGGACGGGATTGCGTTCGGTGAAATCGCGCTGTCGGGCGAGGTGCGGCCGGTGGCCCATGCGGGCCTGCGGATGAAGGAAGCGGCGAAGCTGGGCTTCAACCGCGCGCTTGGCCCGGCCGCGCAACCGGCGGACAAAAGCCCGATGCGCCTGTCGGGCTTTGCCACGCTGAAGGCGTTCGTCGACCATCTGCTGGCGCGGGGCGGGTAG
- a CDS encoding glycosyltransferase family 1 protein gives MKPTDLRIALFSGNYNYVRDGANQALNLLAGYLLERGVTLRVYSPTVPEPAFPATGELVDIPALALPGGRDEYRLGMGLPLSVRADLKAYAPNIVHVSAPDVSGHRAVTWARRRKIPTLASLHTRFETYAQYYGIGFLEPLAINLSTRFYNRVDRVMVPSPSMGDVLRDWGVTTPIGIWSRGINHDRFNPGRRDLTWRRSLGIGDDEVAVSFLGRLVLEKGLGIFADVIAELKARGVPHKVLVIGEGPARHWFAERVPEAVFTGFQSGDDLGRAVAGMDVFFMPSVTETFGNVTTEAMAAGVPVVAARATGAVDLVEEGVTGFLVPPTDVRAYADAIQKLVEDPALRRSSGQAGHRAAQRFIWDTANQAVLDAYRDLLTAR, from the coding sequence ATGAAGCCAACCGACCTGCGGATCGCCCTGTTCAGCGGCAACTATAACTACGTCCGCGATGGCGCGAACCAGGCGCTGAACCTGCTCGCCGGATATCTGCTGGAACGCGGCGTCACACTGCGCGTCTATTCGCCCACGGTGCCCGAACCGGCCTTTCCGGCGACGGGCGAACTGGTCGATATCCCCGCCCTGGCCCTGCCCGGCGGGCGGGACGAATATCGGCTTGGCATGGGCCTGCCCCTATCGGTGCGGGCGGACCTCAAGGCATATGCCCCCAACATCGTCCATGTGTCCGCCCCGGATGTCAGCGGGCACCGCGCCGTCACCTGGGCGCGGCGGCGCAAGATTCCGACGCTTGCCTCGCTCCACACCCGGTTCGAAACCTATGCCCAATATTACGGCATCGGCTTTCTGGAGCCGCTGGCGATCAACCTGTCCACGCGCTTTTACAACCGGGTCGACCGGGTGATGGTGCCCAGCCCCAGCATGGGCGATGTGCTGCGCGACTGGGGCGTGACGACACCCATCGGCATCTGGTCACGGGGGATCAATCACGACCGGTTCAATCCCGGCCGCCGCGATCTGACCTGGCGCCGCTCGCTCGGCATTGGCGATGATGAGGTGGCGGTCAGCTTTCTGGGCCGGCTGGTCCTTGAAAAGGGACTGGGCATCTTTGCCGATGTGATTGCGGAGTTGAAGGCGCGCGGCGTGCCGCACAAGGTGCTGGTGATCGGCGAAGGGCCGGCCCGCCACTGGTTTGCCGAACGGGTGCCAGAGGCGGTGTTCACCGGATTTCAGTCGGGCGACGATCTGGGCCGGGCGGTTGCGGGCATGGACGTGTTCTTCATGCCATCGGTCACCGAAACCTTTGGCAATGTGACGACAGAGGCGATGGCGGCGGGCGTCCCCGTCGTCGCCGCGCGGGCAACGGGTGCGGTCGATCTGGTCGAGGAAGGGGTGACCGGATTCCTGGTCCCGCCCACCGATGTGCGCGCCTATGCCGACGCGATCCAGAAACTGGTGGAGGATCCCGCACTGCGCCGCTCGTCGGGTCAGGCCGGGCACCGCGCTGCTCAGCGCTTCATCTGGGACACCGCGAACCAGGCGGTGCTCGACGCCTATCGGGACCTGTTGACCGCCCGCTGA
- a CDS encoding CvpA family protein, with translation MELTALDIIVLLTVGGSAVMGLWRGFVTEVLSLMAFLFVIVALRFGHTPLTAALADPVGTDAGAAVLAFAIISGSTYVAGRLVANAIGSRTRNSVLGPIDRALGFGFGGIKGLIVASLGFLLIVLVIDTVSGGPTRRPPWMTDSTSYSLLNATSAGIAEFVDKRRRGEPVFPESPQPRE, from the coding sequence ATGGAACTGACCGCGCTGGACATCATCGTGCTGCTGACCGTTGGCGGATCGGCGGTGATGGGCCTGTGGCGCGGGTTCGTGACCGAAGTGTTGTCGCTGATGGCGTTCCTGTTCGTGATCGTCGCGCTGCGCTTTGGCCATACTCCGCTGACCGCGGCGCTGGCCGATCCGGTTGGCACCGATGCGGGGGCAGCCGTGCTGGCGTTCGCGATCATCTCCGGCTCCACCTATGTCGCCGGACGGCTGGTCGCCAATGCCATCGGGTCGCGCACGCGCAATTCGGTGCTTGGCCCGATCGACCGTGCGCTGGGGTTCGGATTTGGCGGGATCAAGGGGCTGATCGTCGCCAGCCTTGGCTTTCTGCTGATCGTGCTGGTGATCGATACGGTCAGCGGCGGGCCGACGCGCCGCCCGCCCTGGATGACGGACAGCACCAGCTATTCCCTGCTTAACGCCACCAGCGCGGGCATCGCGGAGTTTGTCGACAAGCGGCGGCGGGGCGAGCCGGTGTTCCCTGAAAGTCCGCAGCCGCGGGAGTGA
- a CDS encoding cation:proton antiporter produces MEAHHGLSMTREFAPLLGFALVFVLLFRKLGLGATLGFLVAGAVVGPEVLGIVGDAQNKLVIAELGITLLLFLVGLELSPARLWAMKRDIFGFGLAQVVLCGIALTVLIAYYANFSWPAALALGLPLALSSTAQVLPMLQSAGRLRTPFGERAFSVLLFQDLSIVPLITIVAALSRNPADAAGPPGWQLALYTVLAVTGLILAGRFVLRPLFKLIGNLGEREMFVFAGLFTVLASAAIMEAIGLSTALGAFIAGVMLADSPFRHELEADVEPFRSILLGLFFLAVGMMLDLGAIAERPVFVLSMALMLIATKAAVITGLAMLFGTAWRPALALGLLLSQGGEFGFVLFAQAQGALLIAPEAASVFGAIITISMATTPFLMMFTRRFRAEPAGEGAEVRDAPRHDGASAIVVGYGRFGQTVAQMLIGQGIAVTLIDRDVQMIDVAGTFGMKVYYGDGLRVDLLRRAGAEDAELILLCPDGNEVDAEKLNQIHEAFPDAMVFVRAYDRRSVMKMHGAPVEGIVREVMESAVVMARKAMAAVGVDPGEIERTEQEYRDRDLKRLKLQKESGDLYAAREVMFSQNSKGGNVSVHSDEAVAK; encoded by the coding sequence ATGGAGGCGCATCACGGCCTGTCGATGACGCGGGAATTTGCCCCGCTGCTGGGCTTTGCGCTGGTGTTCGTCCTGTTGTTCCGCAAGCTGGGCCTGGGTGCGACGCTGGGCTTCCTGGTCGCAGGGGCCGTAGTCGGGCCGGAAGTGCTGGGCATTGTTGGCGATGCGCAAAACAAGCTGGTCATTGCCGAGCTTGGCATCACGCTGCTTTTGTTCCTGGTCGGGCTGGAACTGAGCCCGGCGCGACTATGGGCGATGAAGCGCGACATTTTCGGATTCGGCCTGGCACAGGTGGTGCTGTGCGGCATCGCGCTGACCGTGCTGATCGCCTATTATGCCAATTTCAGCTGGCCTGCCGCGCTGGCGCTCGGCCTGCCGCTGGCGCTGTCGTCCACGGCGCAGGTGCTGCCGATGCTGCAATCGGCCGGGCGGTTGCGCACCCCGTTCGGCGAGCGCGCCTTTTCCGTCCTGCTGTTTCAGGACCTGTCGATCGTTCCGCTGATCACCATTGTCGCGGCGCTGTCGCGCAATCCGGCGGATGCGGCGGGGCCGCCGGGATGGCAGCTGGCGCTCTATACCGTGCTGGCCGTGACCGGCCTGATCCTGGCAGGGCGGTTCGTGCTGCGGCCGCTGTTCAAGCTGATCGGCAATCTGGGCGAGCGCGAGATGTTCGTGTTTGCCGGGCTGTTCACAGTGCTGGCCAGCGCGGCGATCATGGAGGCGATCGGCCTGTCCACCGCGCTGGGGGCGTTCATCGCGGGCGTGATGCTGGCCGACAGCCCGTTCCGGCACGAACTGGAGGCGGATGTGGAGCCGTTCCGCTCGATCCTGCTCGGCCTGTTCTTTCTGGCCGTCGGCATGATGCTCGATCTGGGCGCGATTGCGGAACGGCCGGTGTTCGTCCTGTCAATGGCGCTGATGCTGATCGCGACCAAGGCTGCGGTCATCACCGGGCTGGCCATGCTGTTCGGCACCGCGTGGCGACCCGCACTGGCGCTTGGCCTGCTGCTCAGTCAGGGCGGCGAGTTCGGATTCGTCCTGTTCGCGCAGGCGCAAGGCGCGCTGCTGATCGCGCCGGAGGCGGCCAGCGTGTTCGGCGCGATCATCACGATCAGCATGGCGACCACGCCGTTCCTGATGATGTTCACCCGGCGATTCCGGGCCGAACCGGCGGGCGAGGGGGCAGAGGTGCGTGACGCGCCTCGCCATGACGGGGCCAGCGCGATCGTCGTCGGCTATGGCCGGTTCGGGCAGACGGTGGCGCAGATGCTGATTGGTCAGGGGATTGCCGTCACGCTGATCGACCGCGATGTTCAGATGATCGACGTGGCCGGCACCTTTGGCATGAAGGTCTATTATGGCGACGGCCTGCGTGTCGACCTGCTGCGGCGCGCGGGGGCGGAGGATGCGGAGCTGATCCTGCTGTGCCCCGACGGCAACGAGGTCGATGCCGAAAAGCTGAACCAGATTCACGAGGCGTTTCCCGACGCCATGGTCTTTGTCCGCGCCTATGACCGTCGGTCGGTGATGAAGATGCACGGCGCGCCGGTAGAGGGCATCGTGCGCGAAGTGATGGAAAGCGCCGTCGTGATGGCGCGAAAGGCGATGGCAGCGGTGGGCGTCGATCCGGGCGAGATCGAACGCACCGAACAGGAATATCGCGACCGCGACCTCAAGCGGCTGAAGCTGCAGAAGGAATCCGGCGACCTGTACGCCGCGCGCGAGGTGATGTTCAGCCAGAACAGCAAGGGCGGCAACGTGTCCGTCCATTCCGACGAGGCGGTGGCCAAGTGA